The Gemmatimonadota bacterium DNA window CTTCCATAGCGTCCACCAGTGAACTGCGTGGATACCAAGGATTGGGGAATTGACACTGAATGGGTCCGCCGTCCTCCGGATGCGTGCTCCAGAGTTCAAACTGTGCGTGGGCATTGCGCGAGATGATGCGTCCTTTTTCACCGAGAAATTCCAGCGTCCACCCAAAGGTTGAGGTGTCAGTCCGGCTGTTCATATATGTCCGTACACCGTTTTCGTAAACGATGTATCCAGATCCGGAAAGATCTCCTTCGGCGGCGGCTGCTTCATCGTTATCCATCACACCGAAAACCCACTTGGCGGGTGCGCCGGCAAAGAGGCGGAGGAGGGCAAAGGTATGGCTGTGCAGGTTTGACAGACTGGAGGTGCTATGACAAATCATCGATCGCAGTTCACCGATTGCTCCGTCCGCGATCGCCTGTCGTGCGTTGGTATACCAGTTGTACCAGTTGAGGTGACAGGCAATTGCCAGGATCGTGCCGTGCTTCTGACACGCTTCAATCATTGCATCTGCTTCGGCAAGGCTAGGACACATTGGCTTGGTGGCATAGATTGCTTTGACGCCGAGCTCTGCCAAGCCGATGGTAACCTCGGCCCGTTCCGCGGGGCGGGTTGTCACAGAAACAATATCAGGTTGCTCTTTTTCGACCATCTCCCGATAGTCGGTGTAAAGGGCTTCGACCCCCCAACGCCGCTTGAAATCATTGAGTTGTGATTGATCGACATCCGCAGCAGCAATCAGATCGACGTTTCTTGCTTCAAGCATCCCCGGCGCATGAGCAAAAGGCCAAGGATAGTGTGGGTTACCGATTACTTCATCGTCGATGGTACTGCCCATCCTGCCACACCCAACAACGGCGCCGCGGTAGATACGTTTGGGTTCACTTTCGTTGATAACTCGAAATGCTTCTCCTATAGGTTGAGCCATGCGATTTTTCCCTTCCTGATCTGAATTGGTTAGCGTTTATGTTTGATGTGCCCTACCCACTGCTTAGGCTTCGATCGGCTAGGGGCAGTTCAAGTTTCTCACCACCCCGCAGGTGCGATTCCCGCATCGCGATACCGATTTCAAGGGCTTCACGCCCGTATTCCCCGGGACACAGCGTCTCCGTGCCTTCATCGAGATTTTTGACAAGTGCCTCAATAGCGGCTTGCTGAGAACTTATGGAGCGCTTCGGGTTGGGAAACTGTCGGCGAATGGCTTCTCCGGTTACCGGGTGCCGGCTCCACATCTCGATGTCAGCGTGCTCGTTGCGGGAGGAGAGCCAACCGTCGCTCCCTATGAAATCGAATTGATGCCAGCCACCGGTAGTGATGAACCCCTGGAGGCCATTCTCGTAGAGAATCATGCCACTCCGCCTTATCCCCTTGTCACTGTTGATGTGTCCGACGACCCATTTGGCTGGCGCACCGGCAAACAGGCGAAACAGGGAAAGTGTGTGTCCTCCGTGGGTGTAGCTACAGAGCATTGATGAAAACTTGCCAATCTCTCCCGCCCGAATGGCTTTCAAACAAGCTAAAAACCAAGGGCTCCAGTTCTGATGACAGGCAATCACTAGGAGGACGCCATGCTTCCGACACGCCTCGATCATTGCATCAGCTTCGGCGAGACTCGGGGCTATAGGCTTGGTCGCATAGATAGCCTTCACCCCACCCGCTTCTGCTATTCCGATAACAACCTCCGCTCGTTCCGCAGGTCTGGTGGTCACACTCACAATGTCGGGTTTCTCATTGGCAAGCATTTGCCGGTAGTCAGTGTAGAGGGCGTTGACGCCCCAACGGCGTTTAAAATCCTCCAACTGGTCTGGTAATAGGTCCGCGCCTGCGACCAATTCCACGCCCTTTGCTTCAACGTAGGCGGGCGCATGTGCCCATGGATAAAAAAAATGAGGTCGATTTACCTCTTCGTCGTCGATAGTGCTCCCAATCCGTCCACAACCGATAACGGCTGCTCGATAGACTGCCATATCAATCACCTCCTCAAAGCGTTCCGGGGAACGCCTTACTGCAACGTGTACTACCCACTGCTTAGGCTTCGATCGGCTAGGGGCAGTTCAAGTTTCTCACCACCCCGCAGGTGCGATTCCCGCATCGCGATACCGATTTCAAGGGCTTCACGTCCGTATTCCCCGGGACACAGCGTCTCTGTGTCCTCATCGAGATCTTTGATGAGTGCTTCAATAGCGGCTTGCTGAGAACTGACAAATCGCTTCGGATTGGGGAATTGGCGACGAACGGGTTCTCCGGTCTGAGTACTTATAGAGCGATCCGAGTAACGGGTCCACATCTCAAAGTCGGCGTGCTCATTACGAGAGGAGAGCCAACCGTCGCTGCCGATGAAATCGAATT harbors:
- a CDS encoding Gfo/Idh/MocA family oxidoreductase, which produces MAQPIGEAFRVINESEPKRIYRGAVVGCGRMGSTIDDEVIGNPHYPWPFAHAPGMLEARNVDLIAAADVDQSQLNDFKRRWGVEALYTDYREMVEKEQPDIVSVTTRPAERAEVTIGLAELGVKAIYATKPMCPSLAEADAMIEACQKHGTILAIACHLNWYNWYTNARQAIADGAIGELRSMICHSTSSLSNLHSHTFALLRLFAGAPAKWVFGVMDNDEAAAAEGDLSGSGYIVYENGVRTYMNSRTDTSTFGWTLEFLGEKGRIISRNAHAQFELWSTHPEDGGPIQCQFPNPWYPRSSLVDAME
- a CDS encoding Gfo/Idh/MocA family oxidoreductase; this encodes MAVYRAAVIGCGRIGSTIDDEEVNRPHFFYPWAHAPAYVEAKGVELVAGADLLPDQLEDFKRRWGVNALYTDYRQMLANEKPDIVSVTTRPAERAEVVIGIAEAGGVKAIYATKPIAPSLAEADAMIEACRKHGVLLVIACHQNWSPWFLACLKAIRAGEIGKFSSMLCSYTHGGHTLSLFRLFAGAPAKWVVGHINSDKGIRRSGMILYENGLQGFITTGGWHQFDFIGSDGWLSSRNEHADIEMWSRHPVTGEAIRRQFPNPKRSISSQQAAIEALVKNLDEGTETLCPGEYGREALEIGIAMRESHLRGGEKLELPLADRSLSSG